A stretch of Microbacterium sp. 4R-513 DNA encodes these proteins:
- a CDS encoding solute carrier family 23 protein has product MTDTTPPRRRRRTGGLGRPTGRDVVSGFVTGLFSIPEGMAYASIGNFAAPLGLWSGIVPTIIGSMFTRTVLMVTTLTSAIALTSQSVLTAAGLDPGDLGAIATLTVMVGVVMLVMGVLKLGSVMSYVSTAVMTGFTTGIALQIVAGVIHDATGYSPVSSNTVGKILNALANIDQWQLASVLVSTATVAVWVVVRFIKPLRSLATLVALIVVTVPVALLGLDVEYVSDIATIPRSLPPLSLPDLAAIPGLATGAVAVALVALAQAAGISAAVSNPDGSRSDASKDFTAQGLANIAGGFFSALPTGGSMSRTGVAMSAGAQTRWSGIFAGLWLALIVLLVGPFAGYIPMPVIGGLMIVIGGELVVGRWPDIVLVFRTSALSAAALLVTFVATTALPLQQAIFIGAGLSIILSVVALSRTGRMLEVVRDGDGWVVENPPEHLPSHRTTVLHYTGGSIFAEVNRLQEDWPRVDGTTDAAIVLSMRGSPMVPSATFLKALDQIVVDLRKEGISLVLCGVPPKFAELLTRTGRLTHLGPENVVVETPRLAESLETAYERAETLRAQARNEASRNPKGS; this is encoded by the coding sequence GTGACCGACACGACACCGCCTCGCCGCCGACGTCGGACGGGAGGGCTCGGACGGCCCACCGGTCGCGACGTCGTCTCCGGATTCGTCACGGGCCTCTTCTCGATCCCCGAGGGGATGGCCTACGCGAGCATCGGCAACTTCGCCGCCCCTCTCGGCCTCTGGTCGGGCATCGTGCCGACGATCATCGGCTCGATGTTCACCCGCACCGTGCTCATGGTGACGACGCTCACGAGCGCGATCGCCCTCACGTCGCAGAGCGTGCTGACGGCCGCGGGTCTCGACCCGGGCGACCTCGGGGCGATCGCAACGCTCACCGTCATGGTCGGCGTCGTCATGCTCGTCATGGGTGTCCTCAAGCTCGGATCGGTCATGTCGTACGTCTCGACCGCCGTCATGACGGGGTTCACGACGGGCATCGCGCTGCAGATCGTCGCGGGCGTCATCCACGATGCGACGGGCTACTCGCCGGTGAGCTCGAACACCGTCGGCAAGATCCTCAACGCCCTCGCCAACATCGACCAGTGGCAGCTCGCGTCGGTGCTCGTCTCGACCGCCACGGTCGCCGTCTGGGTCGTGGTCCGCTTCATCAAGCCGCTCAGGTCGCTTGCCACCCTCGTCGCGCTCATCGTCGTGACGGTGCCCGTCGCCCTGCTCGGTCTCGACGTCGAATACGTGTCCGACATCGCGACGATCCCGCGCTCGCTGCCGCCACTCAGCCTCCCCGATCTGGCGGCGATCCCCGGCCTCGCGACGGGAGCCGTCGCGGTCGCGCTCGTGGCGCTCGCGCAGGCGGCCGGCATCAGCGCCGCGGTGAGCAACCCCGACGGCTCGCGGTCGGATGCCTCGAAGGACTTCACGGCGCAGGGGCTCGCCAACATCGCGGGCGGGTTCTTCTCGGCGCTCCCCACGGGAGGATCCATGTCGCGCACGGGGGTCGCGATGAGCGCGGGCGCGCAGACGCGCTGGTCGGGGATCTTCGCGGGTCTGTGGCTCGCGCTCATCGTGCTCCTCGTCGGACCGTTCGCCGGCTACATCCCCATGCCGGTCATCGGCGGGCTCATGATCGTGATCGGCGGCGAGCTCGTCGTCGGGCGGTGGCCCGACATCGTCCTCGTGTTCCGCACGTCGGCGCTGTCGGCCGCGGCACTCCTGGTGACCTTCGTCGCCACGACCGCCCTGCCCCTCCAGCAGGCGATCTTCATCGGCGCCGGGCTCTCGATCATCCTCAGCGTCGTCGCGCTCTCGCGGACCGGCCGCATGCTCGAGGTCGTCCGGGACGGCGACGGCTGGGTCGTCGAGAACCCGCCGGAGCACCTGCCGAGCCATCGGACGACGGTGCTGCACTACACCGGCGGCAGCATCTTCGCCGAGGTCAACCGGCTGCAGGAGGACTGGCCGCGGGTGGACGGGACGACGGATGCCGCGATCGTCCTGTCGATGCGCGGGTCACCCATGGTCCCGTCGGCCACCTTCCTCAAGGCGCTCGACCAGATCGTCGTCGACCTGCGCAAGGAGGGCATCTCGCTCGTCCTGTGCGGTGTGCCGCCGAAGTTCGCCGAGCTCCTGACACGCACGGGCCGGCTGACGCACCTCGGACCGGAGAACGTCGTCGTCGAGACACCGCGGCTCGCCGAGTCGCTGGAAACGGCGTACGAACGGGCCGAAACCCTGCGCGCGCAGGCGCGGAACGAGGCATCCCGGAACCCGAAGGGGTCGTGA
- a CDS encoding PadR family transcriptional regulator — MKDAVDRLTPLGLMILALLGEGDMHPYEMIRLMRQRRDDRLVTITNGTLYHTVGRLQRTGLVAEVGIDREGNRPERTTYAQTEAGRQAVGEWVRRELSRIDRPAEFRIALAEAHNLDRDEVTELLGIRRSALAAVRDELSGGLAKAREREVPEQYLLELEREIVLLGHDIDWLDGLITRLELHDLTWGSPETPSARYLEDRKAARR; from the coding sequence ATGAAAGACGCCGTAGACCGCCTCACGCCTCTGGGCCTCATGATCCTCGCCCTGCTGGGCGAGGGGGACATGCACCCGTACGAGATGATCCGGCTCATGCGCCAGCGGCGCGACGACCGACTGGTGACGATCACGAACGGCACGCTGTACCACACGGTCGGCCGCCTCCAACGGACGGGACTCGTCGCCGAGGTCGGGATCGACCGCGAGGGCAACCGGCCCGAGCGCACGACCTACGCACAGACCGAGGCCGGCCGGCAGGCGGTCGGCGAATGGGTGCGGCGAGAGCTCTCGCGCATCGACCGCCCCGCCGAGTTCCGCATCGCGCTCGCCGAGGCGCACAACCTCGATCGCGACGAGGTGACCGAACTGCTCGGCATCCGTCGATCGGCGCTCGCCGCCGTGCGGGACGAGCTGTCCGGCGGACTCGCCAAGGCCCGCGAACGCGAAGTGCCCGAGCAGTACCTCCTCGAGCTCGAGCGCGAGATCGTCCTTCTCGGTCACGACATCGACTGGCTCGACGGGCTCATCACGCGCCTCGAGCTCCACGACCTCACCTGGGGCAGTCCCGAAACGCCCTCCGCACGCTATCTCGAAGACCGAAAGGCCGCACGCCGATGA
- a CDS encoding siderophore-interacting protein, producing the protein MTDAATPPPTTGATGSPRPVEDPSAPFFRANSRHRFTAREAVVTAVARPVDQFVRVTLSGPDFDDFVSTGPTDHVRVFFPHPITGELVAPRAVGPGEEGIVRPEAPMFARDFTPLAVRFDEATGQRTLALDILRHVDPGPAAAWGEQAKVGDRLVIVGPRGSKNAPQNAARVVLVVDPTALPSATRWLAELPSTTVVEVIADVPGDIEWVETYLREESGRDDVDVMQASGSLADSLEMVGTDAETFVFGAGEASRLIPLRRHLRYELALPREQYALSGYWRRGVVGFDHHEPIDPSDPD; encoded by the coding sequence ATGACGGATGCCGCGACCCCGCCGCCGACGACCGGTGCGACCGGTTCCCCCCGCCCGGTCGAAGACCCTTCGGCACCCTTCTTCCGTGCGAACAGTCGCCACCGCTTCACGGCCCGCGAGGCTGTCGTGACCGCCGTCGCCCGGCCGGTGGACCAGTTCGTCCGGGTCACGCTGTCGGGACCCGACTTCGACGACTTCGTGAGCACGGGCCCCACCGACCACGTGCGCGTCTTCTTCCCCCACCCGATCACGGGCGAGCTCGTCGCCCCGCGCGCCGTCGGCCCCGGCGAGGAGGGGATCGTCCGGCCCGAGGCGCCGATGTTCGCCCGCGACTTCACTCCGCTCGCTGTGCGGTTCGACGAGGCGACGGGGCAGCGGACGCTGGCCCTCGACATCCTGCGCCACGTCGATCCCGGACCCGCCGCGGCCTGGGGCGAGCAGGCGAAGGTCGGCGATCGGCTCGTGATCGTGGGACCGCGCGGCTCGAAGAACGCGCCGCAGAACGCCGCGAGGGTCGTGCTCGTCGTCGACCCGACGGCGCTGCCCTCGGCGACGCGCTGGCTCGCCGAGCTCCCCTCGACCACCGTCGTCGAGGTCATCGCCGACGTGCCGGGCGACATCGAATGGGTCGAGACGTACCTGCGCGAGGAGTCGGGTCGCGACGACGTAGACGTGATGCAGGCGAGCGGCAGCCTGGCCGACTCGCTCGAGATGGTCGGGACGGATGCCGAGACCTTCGTGTTCGGCGCGGGCGAGGCATCCCGGCTCATCCCCCTGCGGAGGCACCTGCGCTACGAGCTCGCGCTGCCGCGTGAGCAGTACGCGCTCAGCGGCTACTGGCGGCGCGGGGTCGTGGGATTCGACCACCACGAGCCGATCGACCCGTCCGACCCGGACTGA
- a CDS encoding MFS transporter yields MTQPSTTQGTAGTDAAASLRPRTPERSPWPALWALVIGFFMILVDTTIVSVANPAIKAALDPDTNNLDNVVWVTSAYLLTYAVPLLITGRLGDRFGPKNIYLIGLAVFTLASLGCGLSPTLGALIAFRAVQGLGAALMTPQTMAVITRTFPPNRRGAAMGLWGATAGVATLVGPLVGGLLVDGFGWEWIFFINIPVGIVGFVLAWVLVPKLETHPHRFDIAGVFLSALGLFLIVFGLQEGEKFDWAPWVWGMIVAGVLVMAFFVWTQARTKSEPLVPLELFRDRNFSVANISIAAVGFTVTSMSLPLMFFIQLARGLTPTQSALLLIPMAVLSGVLAPFAGRLLDRTDPRFLLVPGLALVGISLLWYSSLMNVDTPIWMFLLPSALMGIGNAGMWGPLATTATRNLPPRQAGAGAGIYNTTRTIGSVIGSASIAAFMQARLEANLPGASDAQGGFSGGQLPPFVVDGFSTAMAQSILLPAAVMLIGLVAVCFMRRPVLTVTDEWQAAHRADG; encoded by the coding sequence ATGACTCAGCCCTCGACAACACAGGGGACCGCGGGGACGGATGCCGCGGCATCCCTCCGTCCCAGAACTCCCGAACGCAGCCCGTGGCCCGCCCTGTGGGCGCTCGTCATCGGGTTCTTCATGATCCTGGTCGACACGACCATCGTCTCGGTGGCGAACCCCGCCATCAAGGCGGCGCTCGACCCCGACACGAACAACCTCGACAACGTCGTGTGGGTCACCTCGGCCTACCTGCTGACCTACGCCGTGCCCCTCCTCATCACGGGCCGCCTCGGCGACCGGTTCGGGCCGAAGAACATCTACCTCATCGGCCTCGCGGTCTTCACCCTCGCATCGCTCGGCTGCGGTCTCTCGCCGACGCTCGGCGCGCTCATCGCGTTCCGCGCCGTGCAGGGCCTCGGCGCCGCGCTCATGACGCCGCAGACGATGGCCGTCATCACGCGCACCTTCCCGCCGAACCGCCGCGGCGCGGCGATGGGCCTCTGGGGCGCCACCGCTGGTGTCGCGACCCTCGTCGGTCCGCTCGTCGGCGGCCTCCTCGTCGACGGCTTCGGGTGGGAGTGGATCTTCTTCATCAACATCCCCGTCGGCATCGTCGGCTTCGTCCTCGCGTGGGTGCTCGTGCCCAAGCTCGAGACGCACCCGCACCGGTTCGACATCGCGGGCGTGTTCCTCAGCGCCCTCGGCCTCTTCCTCATCGTCTTCGGGCTGCAGGAGGGCGAGAAGTTCGACTGGGCGCCGTGGGTGTGGGGCATGATCGTCGCCGGCGTGCTCGTCATGGCGTTCTTCGTCTGGACGCAGGCCCGCACCAAGAGCGAGCCCCTCGTGCCCCTCGAGCTGTTCCGCGACCGCAACTTCTCGGTCGCCAACATCTCGATCGCCGCTGTCGGCTTCACGGTCACGAGCATGTCGCTCCCGCTGATGTTCTTCATCCAGCTCGCGCGCGGGCTCACCCCGACCCAGTCGGCGCTCCTGCTGATCCCGATGGCCGTGCTCTCGGGCGTGCTCGCACCGTTCGCCGGGCGGCTCCTCGACCGCACCGACCCGCGGTTCCTGCTGGTTCCGGGCCTCGCCCTCGTCGGGATCTCGCTGCTCTGGTACTCGTCGCTGATGAACGTCGACACGCCGATCTGGATGTTCCTGCTGCCCTCGGCCCTCATGGGCATCGGCAACGCGGGCATGTGGGGTCCGCTCGCCACGACCGCCACGCGCAACCTGCCGCCGCGTCAGGCCGGCGCCGGCGCGGGCATCTACAACACGACCCGCACGATCGGCTCCGTCATCGGCTCGGCCTCGATCGCGGCCTTCATGCAGGCGAGGCTGGAGGCGAACCTCCCCGGCGCGAGCGACGCCCAGGGCGGGTTCAGCGGAGGTCAGCTGCCCCCGTTCGTCGTCGACGGCTTCTCGACCGCCATGGCTCAGTCGATCCTGCTGCCCGCGGCCGTCATGCTCATCGGCCTCGTCGCCGTGTGCTTCATGCGCCGGCCCGTGCTCACCGTGACCGACGAGTGGCAGGCGGCGCACCGCGCCGACGGCTGA
- a CDS encoding TfoX/Sxy family protein has protein sequence MKDDAERERAHAIFDPIAEEYLTRDGVDIGAMFGSEGLRIRGKVFAFVGFAGGLVVKIPATRADEVEAAGTGHRMEMRGRPAKEWVVVPTSSPEAWAPLMAEAFAFVDEITP, from the coding sequence ATGAAGGACGATGCCGAGCGCGAGCGCGCGCACGCGATCTTCGACCCCATCGCCGAGGAGTACCTCACGCGCGACGGTGTCGACATCGGCGCGATGTTCGGGAGCGAGGGGCTGCGCATCCGCGGCAAGGTGTTCGCGTTCGTCGGCTTCGCGGGCGGGCTCGTCGTCAAGATCCCGGCCACCCGCGCCGACGAGGTCGAAGCCGCCGGCACCGGCCACCGCATGGAGATGCGGGGGCGCCCCGCGAAGGAGTGGGTCGTCGTGCCGACCTCATCGCCCGAGGCCTGGGCGCCGCTCATGGCCGAGGCGTTCGCCTTCGTCGACGAGATCACCCCCTAG